In one Halosimplex halophilum genomic region, the following are encoded:
- a CDS encoding helix-turn-helix transcriptional regulator codes for MVRNVHVWAFAALLLAGTATPLAPVAPEAPTGVSQADAEITETSYEGDGAVDALGEDLTLWQSGAHRFAVTVESERGLDGGSACVAVASDDRRLGCQSVSVAAGDNRTVTVGVGSWPANRTGEQRLRVSVTAPNASTPLDTETYPVTVITRGGDLDDDGLTNEREASLGTSLRSNDTDDDGLSDAAEVETYETSPTNPDTDDDGLEDGAEVDRYQTDPTKVDTDDDGLADRRELELGTNPNKADTDGDGVADGAEVNTYETDPTEPDSDGDGLDDGAEINEYETNPLENDTDGDGLDDNLEVNTYETDPNQVDTDEDGLEDGAEVDRYETDPTDPDTDDDGLDDGAEVHTYDTNPTNPDTDGDGLEDGPEVHRYETDPTDPDTDGDGIPDPREVDTMGDRLSLALAGLVGVTVAGIAVVALLAWSGRAPLARLRRVFGSGASGDDPGDAGGPEAPAAAAVSGDAAGTTEEPSVADEEVPTEFLSDEEVVFTLLDEHDGRMRQADLVDETDWSKSKVSRVLSAMEDEDSIVKVDVGRGNVVMRPEDLPPGAESAFEE; via the coding sequence ATGGTACGGAACGTCCACGTCTGGGCCTTCGCGGCGCTCTTACTGGCCGGTACCGCGACACCGCTCGCCCCGGTGGCCCCCGAGGCGCCGACGGGCGTCTCACAGGCCGATGCGGAGATCACGGAGACGAGTTACGAGGGCGACGGCGCCGTCGACGCCCTCGGCGAGGACCTCACGCTCTGGCAGTCCGGGGCCCACCGCTTCGCCGTCACCGTCGAGAGCGAGCGCGGCCTCGACGGCGGGTCGGCCTGCGTCGCCGTCGCGAGCGACGACCGCCGGCTGGGCTGTCAGTCCGTCTCGGTGGCGGCCGGCGACAACCGGACCGTCACCGTCGGCGTCGGCTCGTGGCCCGCCAACCGCACCGGCGAGCAGCGGCTCCGCGTCTCGGTGACGGCGCCCAACGCGTCGACCCCGCTGGACACCGAGACCTACCCGGTCACCGTCATCACGCGGGGCGGCGACCTCGACGACGACGGCCTGACCAACGAGCGGGAGGCGTCGCTGGGGACCTCGCTCCGGTCGAACGACACGGACGACGACGGGCTCTCCGACGCGGCCGAGGTCGAGACCTACGAGACCTCGCCCACGAACCCCGACACGGACGACGACGGGCTCGAAGACGGCGCCGAGGTCGACCGCTACCAGACGGACCCGACGAAGGTCGACACGGACGACGACGGCCTCGCCGACCGGCGCGAGCTCGAACTCGGGACCAACCCGAACAAGGCCGACACGGACGGCGACGGCGTCGCCGACGGCGCCGAGGTCAACACCTACGAGACGGACCCGACTGAGCCCGACAGCGACGGTGACGGCCTCGACGACGGCGCCGAGATCAACGAGTACGAGACGAACCCGCTGGAGAACGACACGGACGGGGACGGCCTCGACGACAACCTCGAGGTCAACACCTACGAGACCGACCCCAACCAGGTCGACACCGACGAGGACGGGCTGGAGGACGGCGCCGAGGTCGACCGCTACGAGACGGACCCGACCGACCCCGACACCGACGACGACGGCCTCGACGACGGCGCCGAGGTCCACACCTACGACACCAACCCCACCAACCCCGACACGGACGGGGACGGTCTCGAAGACGGTCCGGAGGTCCACCGCTACGAGACGGACCCGACCGACCCCGACACGGACGGCGACGGGATCCCCGACCCCAGGGAGGTCGACACCATGGGTGACCGGCTGTCGCTCGCGCTCGCCGGCCTGGTCGGCGTGACCGTCGCCGGGATCGCGGTGGTCGCCCTGCTGGCGTGGTCCGGCCGCGCGCCGCTCGCGCGGCTCCGCCGGGTGTTCGGGTCCGGCGCCTCGGGAGACGACCCCGGTGACGCGGGCGGGCCCGAAGCACCGGCCGCGGCCGCCGTCTCCGGCGACGCGGCCGGGACGACCGAGGAGCCGTCGGTCGCCGACGAGGAGGTGCCGACCGAGTTCCTCTCCGACGAGGAGGTCGTGTTCACGCTGCTCGACGAGCACGACGGGCGCATGCGCCAGGCCGACCTCGTCGACGAGACCGACTGGTCGAAGTCGAAGGTCAGCCGCGTCCTCTCGGCGATGGAAGACGAGGACAGCATCGTCAAGGTCGACGTTGGCCGGGGCAACGTCGTCATGCGCCCCGAGGACCTCCCGCCTGGCGCCGAATCGGCCTTCGAGGAGTAG
- a CDS encoding DUF7344 domain-containing protein, whose translation MHTRTAATRDSSRVDSAGIRTMHDIFSDWERRAILYHLQSVGGRSSVEALAAHLVGWWRGREEPAEVDGELVDRVRRRLGCAHLSKLDDFGVLAYDPRSGTVRLSEEMKLSVSEPWTDRSGCESAGRVLGDLADDAAPGAEAGTGAETEVDGPSGCDADVTTGGGRLS comes from the coding sequence ATGCACACGCGCACGGCAGCGACACGGGACAGCAGTCGGGTCGACTCGGCGGGCATCCGGACCATGCACGACATCTTCTCCGACTGGGAGCGGCGGGCGATCCTCTATCACCTGCAGTCGGTCGGCGGTCGGTCGTCGGTCGAGGCGCTGGCGGCCCACCTCGTGGGGTGGTGGCGGGGCCGCGAGGAGCCGGCCGAGGTCGACGGGGAACTCGTCGACCGCGTCCGTCGGCGCCTCGGATGCGCGCACCTGTCGAAGCTCGACGACTTCGGGGTCCTCGCGTACGACCCGCGCTCGGGGACCGTCCGCCTCTCCGAGGAGATGAAACTCTCCGTCAGCGAGCCGTGGACGGACCGCAGCGGGTGCGAGTCCGCGGGCCGTGTACTCGGCGACCTCGCCGACGACGCCGCGCCCGGGGCGGAAGCGGGGACGGGGGCGGAGACGGAGGTCGACGGGCCGTCCGGCTGCGACGCGGACGTGACGACCGGGGGCGGGCGCCTCTCCTAA
- a CDS encoding DEAD/DEAH box helicase, with product MDETIRWLQGRPYYEGQITERRTTPGREATFGDVELDSRLASALESEGIDRLYDHQARAVSAVRDGDNVVLATPTASGKSVGYTVPAFERALDERATTLYIAPQVALINDQEETLSDLAHGLGFGSGVSVAQYTGRQDRKEKEAIRDRQPTVLLTTPDMLHYGIMPHGHRLWDWFFERLETVVVDEVHEYRGVFGSHVSLVFRRLQRLCERFDADPDWVCCSATIGNPVDHAATVTGQSHGSFELVDEDTSATGPTHWLFWNPPEYEGGEGFGSGRRRSSHVETKRLFVDLVAKGHQTVVFTQSRQVAERYATDSASDLRERGEHDLARSVEAYQAALTDERRGEIEDGLDSGEVRGVWSTNALELGVDIGGLDAVLLDGYPGTRMAAFQQGGRAGRGTDPSLVAMVAGEDQLDQYLMAHPRDFFDEEPEEAISNPENEHLLPEHALAAARETWLRPDDDRHFGEPFPDIVADLTETGALDRRNTDAGVRWLYSGEGSPQHEMSLRTVGDREVQLRDRRNGNRIAELPFADALRDAHEGAVYHHQGQDYEVVDLDLRSDVADLAPVRPDYYTQVLHDKTITVEDDRREQTLPTHPEVTVRFADVSMRKQITGFERYDRQSGEPIGRESLDLPETTLETEAVYFTVPGAVETDIRVAGDEPDAFPGAIHAAEHGMISLFPLSFLCDRRDVGGLSTPLHPHTDCATVFVYDGYPGGVGLTERAYETVVDLMERTLGMLRDCPCESGCPACVQSPHCGNANDPLEKDLAADLLAALVE from the coding sequence GTGGACGAGACGATCCGCTGGCTGCAGGGCCGCCCCTACTACGAGGGCCAGATCACCGAGCGGCGGACGACGCCCGGCCGCGAGGCGACCTTCGGCGACGTGGAGCTGGACTCGCGGCTGGCGAGCGCGCTGGAGTCGGAGGGGATCGACCGGCTGTACGACCACCAGGCGCGGGCCGTCTCGGCGGTTCGGGACGGCGACAACGTCGTGCTGGCGACGCCGACCGCCAGCGGGAAGTCGGTCGGCTACACGGTGCCGGCCTTCGAGCGGGCGCTCGATGAGCGGGCGACGACCCTCTATATCGCCCCGCAGGTCGCGCTCATCAACGACCAGGAGGAGACGCTCTCCGACCTCGCGCACGGCCTCGGCTTCGGGTCGGGCGTCTCCGTCGCGCAGTACACCGGTCGGCAGGACAGGAAAGAGAAAGAGGCCATCCGCGACCGCCAGCCGACGGTGTTGCTGACGACGCCAGACATGCTCCACTACGGGATCATGCCCCACGGCCACCGGCTGTGGGACTGGTTCTTCGAGCGCCTGGAGACCGTGGTGGTCGACGAGGTCCACGAGTACCGCGGCGTGTTCGGCAGTCACGTCTCGCTGGTCTTCCGCCGCCTCCAGCGGCTCTGCGAACGCTTCGACGCCGACCCCGACTGGGTCTGCTGCTCGGCGACCATCGGCAACCCGGTCGACCACGCGGCGACGGTCACCGGCCAGTCGCACGGGTCGTTCGAACTCGTCGACGAGGACACGAGCGCGACGGGGCCGACCCACTGGCTGTTCTGGAACCCGCCGGAGTACGAGGGCGGCGAGGGGTTCGGGAGCGGCCGCCGGCGCTCCAGTCACGTCGAGACCAAGCGGCTGTTCGTCGACCTCGTGGCGAAGGGCCACCAGACCGTCGTGTTCACGCAGTCCCGGCAGGTCGCGGAACGGTACGCGACCGACAGCGCGAGCGACCTGCGCGAGCGGGGCGAACACGATCTGGCGCGGTCCGTCGAGGCCTACCAGGCGGCGCTCACCGACGAGCGCCGCGGCGAGATCGAGGACGGCCTCGACTCCGGGGAGGTCCGGGGGGTGTGGTCGACGAACGCCCTCGAACTCGGCGTCGACATCGGCGGCCTCGACGCGGTCCTGCTCGACGGTTACCCCGGGACGCGGATGGCCGCGTTCCAGCAGGGCGGCCGCGCCGGCCGGGGGACCGACCCGTCGCTCGTGGCGATGGTCGCCGGCGAGGACCAGCTCGACCAGTACCTGATGGCCCACCCGCGCGATTTCTTCGACGAGGAACCGGAGGAGGCCATCTCCAACCCCGAGAACGAACACCTCCTGCCGGAGCACGCCCTCGCGGCCGCCCGGGAGACGTGGCTGCGGCCCGACGACGACCGCCACTTCGGCGAGCCGTTCCCCGATATCGTCGCGGACCTGACCGAGACCGGCGCCCTCGACCGCCGGAACACCGACGCGGGCGTCCGCTGGCTGTACTCGGGAGAGGGCAGTCCCCAACACGAGATGAGCCTGCGGACCGTCGGCGACCGCGAGGTCCAGCTTCGCGACCGCCGGAACGGGAACCGGATCGCGGAGCTCCCCTTCGCGGACGCGCTGCGGGACGCCCACGAGGGGGCCGTCTACCACCACCAGGGCCAGGACTACGAGGTCGTGGACCTGGACCTGCGTTCGGACGTGGCGGACCTGGCGCCCGTACGCCCGGACTACTACACGCAGGTACTCCACGACAAGACGATCACCGTCGAGGACGACCGCCGGGAGCAGACCCTGCCTACCCACCCCGAGGTGACCGTCCGGTTCGCCGACGTGAGCATGCGCAAGCAGATCACGGGCTTCGAGCGCTACGACAGGCAAAGCGGCGAGCCGATCGGCCGGGAGTCGCTGGACCTGCCCGAGACGACGCTGGAGACCGAGGCCGTCTACTTCACGGTCCCGGGCGCGGTCGAGACCGATATCCGGGTCGCGGGCGACGAGCCCGACGCCTTCCCGGGGGCGATCCACGCGGCCGAACACGGGATGATCTCGCTGTTCCCGCTGTCATTTCTCTGTGACCGGCGGGACGTTGGCGGGCTCTCGACGCCGCTGCATCCCCACACCGACTGCGCGACGGTCTTCGTCTACGACGGCTACCCCGGCGGCGTCGGGCTGACCGAGCGGGCCTACGAGACGGTCGTCGACCTGATGGAGCGGACGCTGGGGATGCTCCGGGACTGCCCCTGCGAGTCGGGCTGTCCGGCCTGCGTCCAGTCGCCCCACTGCGGCAACGCCAACGACCCGCTGGAGAAGGACCTGGCCGCCGACCTGCTCGCCGCGCTCGTCGAGTAG